One region of Pseudomonas alvandae genomic DNA includes:
- a CDS encoding universal stress protein, whose translation MSQYQRLLLILNPAQRHSAALHHAAALAAASEAHLHITALIPSLDILSLLEEGHRETARQQYFQDQSDWLEGEADKMRRRGLGVTTEMAWVDDMREQVLEHVVRFQPDLLIKQVQHESLLKRAFFTPLDWHLLRECPIALYMVGAAGHALPRKVVAAVDPSSAFAQNSGLNDRVIRQALGLALQCDAELHLVYAAEVSSVYLSDVGGGGLALSQLSKELRRRLEKTLLELANLFGVPAERRHFLLGHPVSALSEFALEHDVDVIVMGRSQHKDSFGLLGSTTEHILYQAQCSVLAV comes from the coding sequence ATGAGCCAGTACCAACGCTTGTTGTTGATCCTCAACCCGGCGCAACGACACTCCGCCGCGCTTCATCACGCCGCCGCCCTGGCGGCAGCCAGCGAGGCACACCTGCACATCACTGCATTGATTCCTTCGCTGGATATCTTGTCTTTGCTTGAGGAGGGGCATCGTGAAACTGCGCGGCAGCAATATTTCCAGGACCAAAGTGATTGGCTGGAGGGAGAGGCCGACAAAATGCGCCGTCGAGGCCTGGGCGTCACCACGGAGATGGCATGGGTGGACGACATGCGCGAGCAGGTTCTGGAACATGTCGTACGTTTCCAGCCGGACTTGCTGATCAAGCAGGTCCAGCATGAATCCCTGCTCAAGCGCGCGTTCTTCACGCCGCTGGATTGGCATCTGCTACGCGAGTGCCCCATTGCGTTGTACATGGTCGGCGCAGCCGGTCACGCCTTGCCGCGCAAGGTGGTCGCGGCGGTAGACCCTTCCAGTGCGTTTGCACAGAACAGCGGGCTCAACGACCGGGTCATTCGCCAGGCTCTGGGCTTGGCGCTGCAATGTGACGCCGAGTTGCATCTGGTTTACGCCGCTGAGGTGTCCTCGGTCTACCTGAGCGATGTGGGCGGCGGCGGCCTGGCGCTGTCGCAGCTCAGCAAGGAATTGCGGCGAAGACTGGAGAAAACCTTACTCGAACTGGCCAACCTGTTCGGCGTGCCTGCCGAACGCCGGCACTTTCTACTGGGGCACCCGGTGTCGGCGCTCAGCGAGTTTGCCTTGGAGCATGACGTTGATGTGATTGTCATGGGCAGATCCCAGCACAAAGATTCGTTTGGGCTGTTGGGCAGCACGACAGAACACATCCTGTACCAGGCGCAGTGCAGTGTCCTGGCGGTCTGA